The region GTCTTGGTAGGATTCCCGGAATGCGGACCCGGGCACCGACGACCGCCCAGAGCCGCTTCCGACTCCGCGGGACGGCCCGGGGCAGCGCCCGGGCCGACGACCCGCCGTGCCCGCGGAGTTGTGGCCCCCCAACTCGGCTTCGGCCAGGACTCGGGGTCGGCGGCTGCCACCCGGGCCCGGGCCGCGCCTACCTGTGCCCGCGGCTCGGCTCCTCCTCGCTGGCGCTGCCCCAGCCCGGACTGAGGTACCGAGCCGGGTCCCCGGCGCCCCGCGCCTCCGCcccctcctcctcgtcctccggCTCCTCCACGTCCTCGGCCTCCTGGATGGCGACGCGGATCTGCACCGCGGTCTCGGGCCCTGGCAGAGTCTCCTCGCCGCGCTGGGCCATGGCTCGCGGGCCGGCCGGGACTGCGGCGCGGCCGCCTCCCCGCGCCGCCGACAGGCCGAGCCAGCCGGGCGGCGGCTAATGCGAcgaggggcgggggcggcgcgAGCGCTCGGCCGGGGAAGGACGGGGGTCgcggcgccccgccccgcgccgcagCCGCCACCCCGTGCGCCCGCGCAGGCGGGGCCGCGCAGCGGAAGGCGCGCTGCTCTGCTGTCCTCCCGCAGGGGGCTGTCCGGGACCGGTCCGCAGACCCCCGATCCTCACAGTGCGCGCCCGCGGCTGGCGCGGCCCAAGCCCGCGAGGACGTGCCGGGGCTCCCTCCTCCCGCCCGCTCCTTTCCAGGCTGCccggaggaggggaggggcgcgGCACATCTGACTTCACAGTTTGTGGGTGAATCTGAGGGTGGCAGGCACAGAGAGGAGCTTAAGGGGCTGCTGTGCTTGCTGCGCGTCACCCCGTCTGCCTCGCACAGACGACTGAAGTCTCCACCTTAGGTCTCTTTGGCATAACTACCCTACACTGTGCGTCCTGTGAAGTCAGGGACTTGGCTCTGGCGGTGCTCCGGTGCAGTGGTGCCCGGAGTGTGGTCCACAGACTAACACCTTGAGCTTTACCTGATTAGGAAGCTATCAGCATGATTCAGAATTTTGTGTTTTATCAAGCCCTCCAAGTGACGTTGAAATTCACTAAAGTTTGAAATCCACTGCCCTATATATGCCTCTTAGAATATGCCCTGCACATAGCTAGTAAGCgtccaaatatttgttgaatgaataaatgaagctaTTGAAATGCCAGTATGGTCGAAACCCTGCCACTTTTTCACCTTTAGCTTACGCTGAATTTTATCTCCACCCTTCAAATGTGACCCAGAATCTAGGGACAGGGCCATAGCTATGCATAAAACTTCAATCTGCTTTCACAAAGCTCTTGATTGAGTGACTTATGCATAATCTGTTGTGTTAATTTGCCACAGTAGGGCTTCAAAAGAATACCTTTTGACTCACGAAATGGGGGCTTGGAAAGCAGCATCCTTGAAAAAGAACACCATGCAGGAGGCTCTTGGCATCTGAGCTGGGCCAGGAgagacctggggcttccctgtggttcagctggtaaagaatctgccagaaatgcgcgagacctgggtttgatccctggcttgggaagatcccctggagaagggaaaggttacccacttcaggctacccagtattctggcctggagaattccgtggactactTTGCAGCTTTCACTGTCAGGAGAGACCCAGGGGTGCAATAGAACAGCTGCTCAAGATCTGACTGGAATCTGCAtccctttctttttcagatctctcttttaaattttattttttttaactttttattctgtattggggtatagccgattaacaatgttgtgagtttcaggtgagcagcaaagggactcagccatacatatacatgtatccattctcccccaaactctcctcccatccaggctgccacataatattggggaaagttccctgtgttatacagtaggtagatccttgttggtcatccattttaaatacagcagtgtgtacaggcaaccataaattcattctctgagagtctgtttctattttggagGTAAATTCATTCATATCATTTCTTTGTAGATACCACATATAAGGggcatcatatgatatttctcctctctctgacttatttcactcagtatgacaatgtctgttgttgttcagttgcccagtcgtgttcgactctttgcaaccccatagactgcagcacgccaggcctccttgtccctcaccatctcccgaagtttgcccaagttcatgtccattccatctgtgatgccatccaaccctcctttcctctgacgccctcttcttctgccctcgatctttcccagtatcagggaattttccaatgagtcgactgttcacatcagatgaccaaaatgcttggagcttcagcttcaacattatcagttcttccaatgagtattcagggttgacttctgaggattgactggtttgatgtccttgctgatgatgtctaggtccatccatgttgctgcaaatgactttattttgttctttttaatggctttttattttttattttattttttattttttttttctcgtaccaatgtgattttatttcatttttttcgtGGTTATGAATGCCAAGGACAGCATCCCCGAACCGAAAACTTGGTCCTCACAAGATATAAGGATTCCCCCgataacaaaaaaattaaaccgtactgtcagaaaaaaaaacagaaatatgtggCATAGGCTTCTGAGTTATGATGTGTTTCAACTGTATGAAGGAACATTCTAGAATCTACCTAGAAACATTGGGAAAACAATTGGCCTGGTGCTACTGGGGTTGTTCTGCCTCAAAGGGGGATAGAGGGTGCGTGATAGGGTGCTTAAGACTCACAACAGCCACATAATCACTTGCACAGAGTTAACCAAAATTCAATACAGATAATATAAAAGAGTAGAACAATGTCAACAGTTATTCAATGCCTGGAAAGCAAGCTGTAAGCTAAGAACAAATAACTCGGCAGGAACAATAGTAAACATGTTTACAAGACTTGGGAGATGAAAAAACTTCATCATTCATAGATGATGTCTTGTACACACGTACATTAGTTACCAGCACATTAGGGAACAACCACAAAACAAAGTAAGACTAAATCCAAGCTGCTTAGCTTTCCACCATTCTCTTGAGTATCAAACCCAGCCCACCTTTGGCCACTTGTAGGggtgttttttcttctttattctcaatgtaaatgcttgctccttgggacaCCAGCAATTTTGCTTCTTCCACTCTCTCTTCATCACAGGCTAAGTGTCCTTGGCTGCTGCCCGGTGCATTGCTGTGGCCTCATAATGGTCCTTAGCATCTGGATTAGCTCCGCCTTCCAGTAACATGACAGCAATCTCATGCCTGTTTTTGGAAGCTGCATAATGTAGGGGAGTACAGCCATTTTGATTGACAGCATTCACTTGAGCACCTTTTCCCAGAAGGGCTTTGACAATCTCATCTCGGCCAGCAGAAGCAGCAATATGAAGAGGAGACCAACCTGCATCATCTTTATCATTCACTGGCACTCCAAGTTGCAGCAAGAATTCAACAATTTCTGTATGTCCAGCTGAGCATGCCCAATGCAAAGCTGTTCTGCTGTCCTGGTCAGTCCTAGTGGCCAGGGACTTATCCGCCAGGATCCTCTCCTTTAACTCCTCCAGCTTCCCGCTGTAGGCCAGGTTGCAGATCATTAGGTTAGACACACACCCCTCCATTTCGCTTTCCCAGGATCTCGGTCTTTAATggctttttaatgttcttttaattcctttgtgaggcttccctggtggctgagtggtaaagaatctgcctgccaatgctggagacctagattcaatccctggtccagaagattccctggaaaaggaaatggcaacccattccagtattcttgcctggagaatcccgtggacagagtatACCACATGTTCTTTGtccactcctctgttgatggacatgtaggttgcttccaggtcttggctgctgtaaatagtgctgcagtgatacatggggtgcatgtatcctttcagatctcTCTTTTGAAAAAAGAGGTCCTAGAATGagtaagtgaaagaagagggAGACCCTTGGTGTTCTGCTCCAGAACAGCTCACAGCCTGCAGTCTGAGCTACTGGAAGCAGCAAAAAGTTCAGAGGATCTTTCTCCTACTCAGCTGTGCATCCCTCCAGGGCTACAGTGGTTATAGGACCTCTGCACACCTGGTACACAACTGCAATGGAGAGCAAGAGGAAAGAGATTTGTAAGCCGCTCCACACACCCTGATCTGATAACTTTAGTTCCTAAACTCACAAAACAATATGCATCTTCTCATTTGAACTGTTCTGTTTGGCAAAGACTTCAGGGATTATTGTCCTTACCCATGATAATGGCTTCATTGGTACCAGGTTTTAATTTATGTAGAATTTATGCATACATTATATCAGGGTTTCCAATTGCCTGATCATAAGAGTCCCCTGGGGACTGCTCTGAAAATGCCAATTCCTAGTCCCTTATAATTTGAAAACTGGCAGCTGGTAAGTATATTTGATCCTCAGAAGTGTTTTATTTGGTTggagttttgaaaaaataaattgaatttatatgctcttgagtgtgtgtgtgttaatcagtcatgtctgatgacTGACTAAGCTCagtctctgttcatggaatcctctaggcaaaaatactgaagtgggtagtcattcccttctccaggggatcttccctacccagggatcaaacctgggtctcctgcattgcaggcagattcttactgtctgagccaccagggaagcccttagatccAAATTGTCTACCTATGCCGATTctggtatttttaatttctgactcTGCGTAAAGGAATGTTGGATTTAGAAAGGTTGTAAGACGCTGTCCAGCCCTGAGTTCTTCCTGTTCTGCTCTGGGTACTGCAAGGGTACAAACCTTTCTGCCAGGCTCCCACTGAGAGAATCAAATGCAAAACTTGCATGAAATTTTTAAGGCAACTTCACGTTTGATTTGATTAATCCTACCCACACACCTCATCATCTTGTGTCACTGATGAAGGAACCAGGCCTTTTAAAGGGCCCCTTCTGGTTTCCAGCTTCTTCCTTCACAGGGCTGTGGCCTGGGAGTGAAGCCAGTTCCACCCTGGCCTGTGTTTAGCATCATTgctggctgtttgcatcagtaTTGAGATGATTAGCAAAGTCTCCTTCAACAAAATCATGACCTCAGCTCACAGTTggcaccattcccttctcctggaatCTTGAAAGCTCATTTTTATAGTAAACTCAAACTGGGACATAGCTTTTTCCCATAGTTTCTGAggataaaacagaaggaaaaatactgAGAAGGCATAGGGATGGCTTGAGGTTAAATTAAAGCAAAAACTTAACTCTGAAAGACCCTCCCAATAACTGTAAGTGCTGGaggcattttatttacttatttaatcatTTGTTTAAGCATGTAACAAataccaggccctgtgctggccTCAATTTTGTCAAGTGACTAAGACATGATCCATGAATAGCAGAAGATGGAGGAAGCctggaaaagacagccttcaataACAAGAATGTGTCCACTGCAATAAACGTTGTAGCAGAAACCTGAACAAAGAGGCACAGCCTGTAAAAACATCACCAAGGATGTCTTGACACTTACTAGAAAAGCAACAGAGTGTGGTGGGAAAAGTACTTGCTCTGTTATCAAATAGACCTGGAGTCAGACACCAGCCTTGCCACATCTTAGCTACATAAACCTCCTGCTGCTGTTTTCACACCTGCAAAATGGTCTGAATGATCCTTATCTCATCAAGCGAGAGATACAGATTAAATCAGGGTTTTTGTGGAAAATGCCTAGCACAGCACTTGGCTCAGATGAGATGCTCAGTGTATGCTGGTGTACACTGCGATATGGCCTTCCAAGTTCTTTCATTCAAGGGAAGTCTTAGCCTGTGTGGGAAACACAAACGTTCCAGTTACTGCATATATATCTTCCTCCATTGTAAATCAATAAATTGGTATTTTTTGTCTAAATGCAACAATCTTTATAAATTGAGGTAGCCTTTTAGAGCCAACTTGATTCTGAATATACTGACAAAACAGAACCTCTCTGGGCAGGAAATCAGGATCTTTCTATAGTTCATTTCTGGCTTCAGTAAGAATTAAGACATTCATCCACAGATATGAGGTGTTTTAAGAGCCTTTTCCATCAATATACTTCgtttattaaataatataaatccCCAATAACCACCTAACTAGAAATTATATTTCCCAGAATGCTTTGTATATTGTCATTATCATGTGACTAAATTTTGGCCAATGAGATGGGAGTAAAATGCTTTCTGGGTTGTGCCTTCTAGAAATGTAAATGTGCCTCCCTGGACTTTTTTCTGTGTGCATTGACTGGAGCAACCACCTTGGCTTCAAGGATTGAAGCCACATGTTAAAGATGGCAGAGACAAACCCTGGACTGATTTAGTGAATCATTTATCTGGACCATCAtttgagaaggaaaggaaactcAGACTTTGCTTAACCCTGTATTTTGAGATATCTTTGTTGAAGCAGCTTAGTCTGTATCCTAACCAATACCTGAGAGTTTACTGAGATTGAATGAAATAATCTATGGATGCAACTAGCTTAGAATTCAGGATATAGCAGTCATTCAATAAATTGAtgttaagttttaattttaaaaatttgaccaTTCAGTAACGTTTGTTGCATGACAAAAGTATATAGATTAGGTGGTAAGAATGAAGCAGAATTCAGAAAAGGATAGAATACGGTCTCTTCCTGGGAAC is a window of Ovis canadensis isolate MfBH-ARS-UI-01 breed Bighorn chromosome 7, ARS-UI_OviCan_v2, whole genome shotgun sequence DNA encoding:
- the LOC138444309 gene encoding LOW QUALITY PROTEIN: 26S proteasome non-ATPase regulatory subunit 10 (The sequence of the model RefSeq protein was modified relative to this genomic sequence to represent the inferred CDS: inserted 1 base in 1 codon), which produces MEGCVSNLMICNLAYSGKLEELKERILADKSLATRTDQDSRTALHWACSAGHTEIVEFLLQLGVPVNDKDDAGWSPLHIAASAGRDEIVKALLGKGAQVNAVNQNGCTPLHYAASKNRHEIAVMLLEGGANPDAKDHYEATAMHRAAAKXHLACDEERVEEAKLLVSQGASIYIENKEEKTPLQVAKGGLGLILKRMVES